The Alosa sapidissima isolate fAloSap1 chromosome 6, fAloSap1.pri, whole genome shotgun sequence genome window below encodes:
- the LOC121711177 gene encoding uncharacterized protein LOC121711177 — MDSSDFSPHDLYHYVVNGVSPYTGADLKAFKSLDAYQFFVAGWVTNTRCYTHGRGRYLIMAKVHHSQSLSETQLKPWVSLKKDGTVVCGHCTCKAGLGEVCSHVTALLYAVESAVKHLEDRSCTDGPRQWGLPPVKAGKALYKEGSEIDFSNPAKKRCGVHNKSHSGRPSGGGGGGGEMGVSAAAIEQFYRALDDATPNPSEKSGILRILPDYCKQFQPKVVSLGLPQPLIELYSAQNRKLSASDLKKCDAVFNDMEVTPEQAVKVEEETRQQGKSRLWFDMRAGRVTASRWGCEHELKARKMYEAYATQQHQDLSVCDAGLHIDPSCPYLGASPDALLSCSCCGDGILEIKCPHCAKDTGILSATEKKHFCIENTDGTYALNRDHQYHYQVQAQLFVTKRKFCDFMVWSTSNFIQRILPDADFFTEAVQNVEAFYRSAILSELLAKTYTCPDRLLSDKTQSTDLDTRTGGGVGPTICFSLIILV; from the exons ATGGATTCTTCCGACTTCAGTCCACACGACTTATATCACTATGTGGTAAACGGGGTATCCCCATACACTGGAGCTGATCTAAAGGCCTTTAAAAGTCTGGATGCCTACCAGTTCTTTGTAGCTGGCTGGGTTACAAATACGCGATGCTACACTCACGGCAGGGGGAGGTACCTCATAATGGCAAAG GTTCATCATAGCCAGTCACTGTCTGAAACCCAATTAAAACCATGGGTGTCTTTGAAGAAGGATGGGACAGTTGTGTGCGGCCACTGTACGTGTAAAGCGGGCCTGGGAGAGGTGTGCTCCCACGTAACAGCTCTGCTGTACGCGGTAGAATCTGCTGTGAAACACCTGGAAGACAGAAGCTGCACTGATGGGCCCAGACAGTGGGGACTTCCTCCTGTGAAAGCGGGCAAGGCTCTGTACAAAGAAGGATCGGAAATTGATTTCTCAAATCCTGCCAAAAAGCGTTGTGGTGTACATAACAAAAGCCATTCAGGTCGtccatcgggggggggggggggggggggggaaatgggTGTGTCTGCAGCAGCCATAGAACAATTCTACAGGGCTCTGGATGATGCAACTCCAAACCCTTCAGAGAAGAGTGGTATCCTACGCATATTGCCGGACTATTGTAAACAGTTTCAACCAAAGGTGGTGTCTCTGGGTCTACCACAGCCTCTGATTGAGTTGTACAGTGCTCAGAACCGGAAGCTGTCTGCCTCTGACCTGAAAAAATGTGATGCGGTATTCAATGATATGGAAGTTACACCAGAGCAG GCAGTAAAAGTTGAGGAAGAGACGCGACAACAGGGAAAGTCAAGGCTATGGTTTGACATGAGGGCTGGTAGGGTGACGGCATCCAG ATGGGGATGTGAACATGAATTAAAAGCCAGAAAAATGTACGAGGCTTACGCTACACAACAGCATCAGGACCTGAGTGTTTGTGATGCCGGTCTCCACATTGATCCCTCCTGTCCCTACCTTGGGGCATCTCCAGATGCCTTGCTGTCCTGCTCCTGCTGTGGCGATGGTATTTTGGAGATCAAGTGTCCACACTGTGCCAAAGACACCGGAATCCTCAGCGCCACTGAAAAGAAACATTTCTGCATTGAGAACACAGATGGTACATATGCACTTAACAGAGATCATCAATACCACTACCAGGTGCAAGCCCAGTTGTTTGTGACAAAGCGAAAGTTTTGCGACTTCATGGTGTGGTCTACATCCAATTTCATACAGAGGATTTTGCCTGATGCCGACTTCTTTACAGAAGCAGTGCAGAATGTCGAGGCCTTTTATAGGTCAGCCATTTTATCTGAGTTATTGGCCAAGACATATACATGCCCAGATAGATTGCTGTCAGACAAAACACAGTCCACAGACTTGGACACAAGGACTGGAGGAGGAGTAGGGCCAACTATCTGCTTTAGCCTTATTATTTTAGTTTAA